From Numida meleagris isolate 19003 breed g44 Domestic line chromosome 4, NumMel1.0, whole genome shotgun sequence, the proteins below share one genomic window:
- the CCKAR gene encoding cholecystokinin receptor type A, which produces MEIVDASFLENSTNITALLCDILLENETFYCVDDPPYSSKDLHQIIRILLYCLIFLLSVLGNILVITVLIRNKQMRTVTNTFLLSLAVSDLMLCLFCMPFTLIPNLLKDFIFGSTVCKTATYFMGISVSVSTFNLVAISLERYSAICKPLQSRVWQTKSHALKVIAATWCVSFTIMSPYPIYSKLVPFTKYNNSTANMCRLLWPSDVIQQSWYTFLLLILFLIPGIIMMVAYGLISLELYRGIKFDTSQRRYSRERKVSTSITKYEDGDGCYLHKAKRKRKVPLQQLSAMSNSKIDRARSSSSSANLMAKKLVIRMLMVIVVLFFICWTPIFSVNAWRAFDTASADLHLSGAPISFIHLLSYTSACVNPIIYCFMNKRFRMGFLATFTCCTKQKPPVIRGEVGDEEEGKTTRASLSKCSYTHMNVSAPP; this is translated from the exons ATGGAAATAGTTGATGCTAGCTTCCTTGAGAACAGTACCAATatcactgctttgctgtgtgatATCCTTTTGGAAAATGAGACTTTTTACTGTGTGGATGATCCACCTTATTCTTCTAAAG ATTTGCATCAGATAATCCGGATCCTGCTGTATTGTCTGATatttctgctcagtgttttgGGGAACATTCTGGTCATCACTGTGCTGataagaaacaaacagatgaGAACAGTCACCAACACATTTCTGCTGTCGCTGGCAGTCAGCGACCTAATGCTCTGCCTCTTCTGCATGCCATTCACCCTCATACCCAACCtgctgaaagattttatttttgggAGCACTGTTTGCAAAACTGCCACTTACTTCATGG GTATCTCTGTAAGTGTATCTACATTCAACCTGGTTGCCATCTCTTTGGAAAGGTACAGTGCCATCTGCAAACCTCTACAGTCCAGGGTTTGGCAGACAAAATCCCATGCCTTGAAAGTGATTGCTGCTACCTGGTGTGTTTCTTTTACCATCATGTCACCATACCCAATTTACAGCAAGCTCGTCCCCTTCACCAAGTACAACAACAGCACAGCCAACATGTGTCGGCTCCTTTGGCCAAGCGATGTCATTCAGCAGTCTTG GTACACTTTCCTGCTGCTCATACTCTTTCTTATACCTGGGATAATAATGATGGTTGCATATGGCCTCATCTCATTGGAACTCTACAGAGGAATAAAATTTGATACCAGCCAGAGAAGATACTCAAGAG aaagaaaagtcagtACCAGCATCACCAAATACGAGGACGGAGATGGGTGCTACCTGCACAaagccaaaaggaaaaggaaagtgcCATTGCAACAGCTCTCTGCTATGAGCAACAGCAAAATAGACAGGGcgagaagcagcagctcttctgccaACCTGATGGCCAAGAAACTTGTCATCCGCATGCTGATGGTGatagtggttttgtttttcatttgctggACTCCCATCTTCAGCGTGAACGCCTGGCGCGCGTTTGACACCGCCTCTGCAGACCTGCATCTCTCGGGAGCTCCCATCTCCTTTATCCACCTGCTGTCCTACACTTCTGCCTGCGTGAACCCCATCATATACTGCTTTATGAACAAGCGTTTCCGCATGGGTTTTCTAGCCACTTTCACCTGCTGCACTAAGCAAAAGCCGCCTGTGATTAGAGGAGAGGTTGGTGATGAAGAGGAGGGGAAGACGACAAGGGCTTCGCTCTCCAAGTGCTCTTACACACACATGAATGTGTCTGCACCACCCTGA